Proteins encoded in a region of the Elaeis guineensis isolate ETL-2024a chromosome 7, EG11, whole genome shotgun sequence genome:
- the LOC140859057 gene encoding uncharacterized protein isoform X1 translates to MLELQQSQSHGQQLQTQPRVSGHCSNAATVSSKNVRGRYKCIKVDMRTKNGPLKVSIPHDILRAVGENARDIVNFCGYVVRTQAPLTTKNWPDVANRVGERMWLQVKEKFKMEDDRNEYRLCIFVLATMQRLYRGWRNHLHDLYKKFRTDEKRLANIPEDVTSEDWKYMMAYFSSDTFQEQLEEVVQRQTQENESQMIRDDILLQVLGQKSGYFRGKGAGKKAPSKRVGYNENVQEEVQRAVE, encoded by the exons ATGCTTGAATTGCAGCAAAGTCAATCCCATGGACAGCAACTTCAAACTCAACCAAGAGTTTCTGGTCATTGTAGTAATGctg cAACTGTTTCAAGTAAGAATGTGCGTGGGCGTTACAAATGTATTAAAGTTGATATGAGAACAAAGAATGGACCATTGAAAGTTAGCATCCCTCATGATATACTGAGAGCAGTAGGAGAAAATGCTAGAGATATTGTCAATTTTTGTGGTTATGTTGTCAGGACACAAGCTCCATTAACTACAAAAAATTGGCCAGATGTGGCAAATAGAGTAGGTGAGCGAATGTGGCTGCAAGTAAag GAGAAGTTTAAGATGGAAGATGATAGGAATGAATATCGTTTATGTATTTTTGTCTTGGCCACCATGCAACGACTTTATAGAGGTTGGAGAAATCACTTGCATGATTTATATAAGAAATTTAGAACTGATGAGAAGAGGTTGGCTAATATTCCTGAAGATGTTACTTCAGAAGATTGGAAATATATGATGGCATACTTCAGCTCTGATACTTTTCAG GAACAACTTGAGGAGGTTGTTCAACGTCAAACACAAGAGAATGAATCCCAAATGATTCGCGATGATATATTACTGCAAGTACTTGGCCAAAAGTCTGGTTATTTTCGTGGCAAAGGTGCTGGAAAGAAGGCACCATCTAAGAGAGTTGGGTATAATGAAAATGTGCAAGAAGAGGTACAAAGAGCTGTCGAATAA
- the LOC105048271 gene encoding BURP domain-containing protein 3 isoform X2, whose product MPCAIHDVTRPGVFEDDKWDKGLFISYRTATTQSQIQDPSVAIYFLEKDLHPGARMTFHFIRTITGATLLPRQAADSIPFSSAKLPEILSRLSITPNSIEAEAMKKTLQECEKPAMEGETKYCATSVEAMVDFSTSSLGTRDVRALSTTVDREGTPKQVYSISKVQKQPVSKAVVCHGEKYPYAVFYCHMTSAEAYKVSMVGKDGTKVEGVATCHTDTAGYNPEHVAFKLLHVKPGTVPICHFLLQSDIVWTPNK is encoded by the exons ATGCCCTGTGCCATCCATGATGTGACACGTCCTG GTGTGTTTGAAGATGACAAGTGGGACAAAGGGTTATTTATCTCGTACCGCACCGCCACTACTCAGAGCCAAATCCAGGATCCCTCCGTAGCCATCTACTTCCTTGAGAAGGACTTGCACCCGGGTGCCAGGATGACGTTTCACTTCATCCGGACCATCACCGGCGCTACCCTTCTTCCACGCCAAGCCGCCGACTCCATCCCCTTCTCCTCCGCGAAGCTCCCGGAGATCCTTTCCCGCCTCTCCATCACACCTAACTCCATCGAGGCCGAGGCCATGAAGAAGACCCTTCAAGAGTGCGAGAAGCCGGCGATGGAGGGAGAGACCAAATACTGCGCCACCTCGGTCGAGGCCATGGTGGATTTCAGCACGTCCAGCCTTGGGACACGTGACGTCCGAGCCCTGTCGACGACGGTCGATAGGGAGGGTACACCGAAACAAGTTTACAGCATATCCAAAGTGCAGAAGCAGCCTGTCTCTAAGGCGGTGGTTTGCCACGGTGAGAAGTATCCATACGCCGTGTTCTACTGCCACATGACGAGCGCAGAGGCGTACAAG GTGTCGATGGTCGGGAAGGATGGGACCAAGGTGGAGGGGGTGGCTACATGCCACACCGACACGGCCGGATACAATCCCGAGCATGTGGCCTTTAAGCTGCTTCATGTCAAGCCCGGGACGGTGCCCATCTGCCACTTCCTACTGCAGAGCGATATTGTTTGGACGCCCAACAAATAG
- the LOC140859057 gene encoding uncharacterized protein isoform X2, whose protein sequence is MLELQQSQSHGQQLQTQPRVSGHCSNAATVSSKNVRGRYKCIKVDMRTKNGPLKVSIPHDILRAVGENARDIVNFCGYVVRTQAPLTTKNWPDVANRVGERMWLQVKEKFKMEDDRNEYRLCIFVLATMQRLYRGWRNHLHDLYKKFRTDEKRLANIPEDVTSEDWKYMMAYFSSDTFQKVSKRNVANRAKLVTKHTCGTRSYAEVEESIRDPEIGEKAPSD, encoded by the exons ATGCTTGAATTGCAGCAAAGTCAATCCCATGGACAGCAACTTCAAACTCAACCAAGAGTTTCTGGTCATTGTAGTAATGctg cAACTGTTTCAAGTAAGAATGTGCGTGGGCGTTACAAATGTATTAAAGTTGATATGAGAACAAAGAATGGACCATTGAAAGTTAGCATCCCTCATGATATACTGAGAGCAGTAGGAGAAAATGCTAGAGATATTGTCAATTTTTGTGGTTATGTTGTCAGGACACAAGCTCCATTAACTACAAAAAATTGGCCAGATGTGGCAAATAGAGTAGGTGAGCGAATGTGGCTGCAAGTAAag GAGAAGTTTAAGATGGAAGATGATAGGAATGAATATCGTTTATGTATTTTTGTCTTGGCCACCATGCAACGACTTTATAGAGGTTGGAGAAATCACTTGCATGATTTATATAAGAAATTTAGAACTGATGAGAAGAGGTTGGCTAATATTCCTGAAGATGTTACTTCAGAAGATTGGAAATATATGATGGCATACTTCAGCTCTGATACTTTTCAG AAAGTAAGCAAGCGAAATGTAGCAAATAGGGCAAAGCTAGTTACTAAGCATACATGTGGCACCCGATCTTATGCTGAAGTTGAAGAATCAATt AGGGACCCAGAAATAGGTGAAAAAGCACCATCAGATTAG